The Aureispira anguillae genome contains a region encoding:
- a CDS encoding DUF5777 family beta-barrel protein yields MKLKLLVIFFCCCLQSLVLGQHKEVLDSFSLTSSPPEKTMVSSKTIKTLAQGSKKNGLKKTPKDTTIYTWKTFNGSRIINGHSLETQEKGILEFLLAHRFGRINGSFYELFGLDQASMRMGFEYGITNSLTLGLGRSTLGKNYDFYAKFQFLYQKTGKGAFPFSATWLSTIAVTTLKNNNPNRTPYYFTHRLSYSNQLMIGRKFSEHFSLMLMPTHVHFNLVEKIGDKNDIFAIGIATKVQISHVFALNLEFYYTPIEQSTKKLQHSLSIGLDINTGNHLFQIHLSNSEGMIEKAFIGETTGNWLKGDIHIGFNMIRTFKLKGRKYH; encoded by the coding sequence ATGAAATTAAAATTACTAGTTATCTTTTTTTGCTGCTGCTTACAATCGCTTGTATTGGGGCAGCATAAAGAAGTGTTGGATTCTTTTTCTCTTACTTCTAGTCCGCCAGAAAAGACTATGGTAAGTTCCAAAACAATTAAAACCTTAGCGCAGGGTTCTAAAAAAAATGGTCTTAAGAAAACGCCCAAGGATACGACTATTTATACTTGGAAAACATTCAATGGATCTAGAATTATCAATGGGCATAGCTTAGAAACACAAGAAAAAGGAATCTTAGAATTTCTTTTAGCTCATAGATTTGGTCGAATTAACGGAAGTTTTTATGAATTGTTTGGATTGGATCAAGCTTCTATGCGAATGGGATTTGAATATGGAATTACCAATTCTTTGACACTTGGATTGGGGAGGAGTACTTTGGGGAAAAACTATGATTTTTATGCCAAGTTTCAGTTTTTATACCAAAAAACAGGAAAAGGAGCATTCCCCTTTTCGGCAACATGGCTGTCAACCATTGCTGTAACAACACTTAAGAACAACAACCCGAATAGAACACCTTATTATTTTACGCATCGTTTGTCGTATAGCAATCAATTGATGATTGGTAGAAAATTTTCAGAACACTTTTCCTTGATGCTTATGCCTACCCATGTACATTTTAATTTGGTAGAGAAAATAGGTGACAAAAATGATATTTTTGCAATAGGAATTGCTACTAAGGTGCAAATATCTCATGTTTTTGCTTTAAATCTGGAGTTTTATTATACTCCAATTGAGCAATCGACCAAAAAATTACAACACTCTTTATCGATTGGATTAGACATTAATACTGGAAATCATTTATTTCAAATCCACCTAAGTAACTCAGAAGGAATGATAGAAAAAGCATTTATTGGTGAGACAACAGGCAATTGGTTAAAGGGGGATATACATATTGGTTTTAATATGATTCGAACTTTTAAACTCAAAGGCAGAAAATACCATTAA
- a CDS encoding acyl-CoA dehydrogenase family protein — MQNPTVDSTTFKRAAKTDRYAGHDYYDLDGLLTEEQKIAQMATREWVKQEVSPIIEDAYERAIYPRHLLKGLGELGALGPSLPAEYGCAGTDEVTYGLMMMELERGDSGIRSAASVQGSLVMYPIYRYGSEEQRKKYLPKLASGEMIGCFGLTEPNSGSDPGSMTTNIKDDGDAYILNGAKMWITNSPIADVAVVWAKDEEGIIRGLIVDMDTPGCSAPKIEGKLSLRASITGELVFEDARIPKSQLLPNIKGLKGPLSCLTKARYGIAWGAIGAGLDCYDSALRYSLEREQFGKPIGGFQLTQKKLAEMITEITKAQLLAWRLGTLFDAGKVTPAQVSMAKRNNVHMALEIAREARQIHGGMGITNEYPCMRHMMNLETVLTYEGTHDIHLLITGMDVTGINAFK; from the coding sequence ATGCAAAATCCAACTGTTGATAGCACAACATTTAAAAGAGCAGCAAAAACAGATCGTTATGCAGGTCATGATTATTATGATTTAGATGGTCTATTAACAGAAGAGCAAAAAATTGCTCAAATGGCCACTCGTGAATGGGTGAAACAAGAAGTGAGCCCTATTATTGAAGATGCTTATGAGCGTGCTATTTATCCAAGACATTTACTCAAAGGTCTTGGTGAATTAGGAGCACTTGGTCCAAGTCTTCCTGCTGAATATGGCTGTGCAGGTACTGATGAGGTTACTTATGGATTAATGATGATGGAATTAGAGCGTGGTGATTCTGGAATTCGCTCTGCTGCATCGGTACAAGGTTCTTTGGTGATGTATCCTATTTATAGATATGGTAGCGAAGAACAACGTAAAAAATACCTACCTAAACTAGCCAGTGGTGAAATGATTGGTTGTTTTGGTTTGACGGAGCCTAATTCTGGTTCTGATCCAGGGTCTATGACGACCAATATAAAAGATGATGGAGATGCTTATATTCTTAATGGTGCCAAAATGTGGATCACCAACTCTCCTATTGCTGATGTTGCTGTAGTTTGGGCAAAGGATGAAGAAGGAATTATCCGTGGATTAATTGTTGATATGGATACTCCTGGTTGTTCTGCTCCAAAAATCGAAGGCAAGCTTTCTTTGCGTGCTTCTATCACTGGAGAGCTAGTTTTTGAAGATGCTCGCATTCCTAAATCTCAGTTATTGCCTAACATTAAAGGACTAAAAGGGCCTCTTTCTTGCTTGACAAAAGCTCGTTATGGTATCGCTTGGGGTGCTATTGGTGCTGGTTTGGATTGCTACGATTCTGCGCTTCGTTATTCTTTGGAGCGTGAGCAATTTGGCAAACCAATTGGTGGCTTTCAATTGACTCAAAAGAAACTTGCTGAAATGATTACTGAAATCACCAAAGCTCAATTATTGGCTTGGAGATTGGGTACTTTGTTTGACGCTGGAAAGGTTACTCCTGCCCAAGTTTCTATGGCAAAACGTAACAATGTTCACATGGCGTTAGAAATTGCTCGTGAAGCTCGACAAATTCATGGTGGAATGGGGATTACCAATGAATATCCTTGTATGCGTCACATGATGAACTTGGAGACTGTTCTGACCTATGAAGGTACACACGATATCCATTTGTTGATTACAGGAATGGATGTAACGGGTATCAATGCATTTAAATAA
- a CDS encoding DUF1853 family protein, whose amino-acid sequence MQNLDYLQQLHYQYQGFLAGQDINQTSSSKHYLPFMVQKKSSPTMDTLKQWAQQISPKLVLGKRVEHFMSYYLSSQSPFKILAQNVQIFEQKTTIGELDFLLEHQTNKTLIHLEQVYKFYLYVPNSKKKSIDNWIGPNCKDRFQQKINKLHQKQFPLLYHPNTQKTFHDLNLDYSKIQQQLSFKAALFVPLNWTKGSFSSINHNCIEGHWLRFEDWKKMPLLKHQFYLPQKQNWGVFPSANTTWYSYEVIESQILTALSQKRSPLCWMKIGEDQYRKFFVVWW is encoded by the coding sequence ATGCAAAATCTAGATTATCTTCAACAATTGCATTATCAATACCAAGGATTTTTGGCTGGTCAAGACATTAATCAAACCAGCAGCAGCAAACATTATTTGCCTTTTATGGTGCAAAAAAAGTCCTCTCCAACCATGGACACTTTAAAACAATGGGCTCAGCAAATTTCTCCTAAACTAGTCTTAGGCAAACGAGTAGAACATTTTATGAGTTATTATTTGTCAAGCCAATCTCCCTTTAAAATTTTAGCTCAAAATGTTCAAATTTTTGAACAAAAAACAACCATTGGTGAGTTAGACTTTTTGTTAGAACACCAAACCAATAAAACCCTGATTCATTTGGAACAAGTGTATAAATTTTACCTCTATGTACCCAACTCAAAGAAAAAATCAATTGACAATTGGATTGGTCCAAACTGCAAAGATCGTTTTCAACAAAAAATCAATAAATTACACCAAAAACAATTTCCTCTACTCTACCATCCCAATACACAAAAAACATTCCATGACCTAAACCTAGATTATTCAAAAATTCAACAACAGCTTAGTTTTAAAGCTGCGTTATTTGTCCCTTTAAATTGGACAAAGGGTTCTTTTTCTAGCATCAACCACAATTGTATCGAAGGGCATTGGTTACGTTTTGAAGATTGGAAAAAAATGCCATTGCTCAAACATCAATTTTACCTTCCTCAAAAACAAAACTGGGGCGTTTTCCCCAGCGCCAATACAACTTGGTACAGCTATGAAGTTATAGAAAGTCAGATCTTGACAGCCTTATCCCAAAAACGTTCTCCCTTGTGTTGGATGAAAATAGGAGAAGATCAGTATCGAAAGTTTTTTGTGGTTTGGTGGTAA
- a CDS encoding RNA polymerase sigma factor, translating into MEEKELIKSCIKGNKQSFEQLISSIQPLVFNLSLRFLWNRMDAEDATQEILIKIITNLSKFDGRSKFNTWIYRISTNYLINLKKTNLEKTALSFDSFSNELNSIKEPISYDFPDKNLLEKEMKTGCTLAMLQCLNRDLRIAFILGSILKIKSNVACEITETSPENFRKRLEKSRKLIRAFLNANCGIYKPSNNCRCNKRIKPAIACGRIVKNKLNFVGNIEIYNDEMEELNSMTGIYKNHGTFKSKSDFLEQLNRLLMTKKIINHE; encoded by the coding sequence ATGGAAGAAAAAGAATTAATAAAATCCTGCATTAAAGGAAACAAGCAAAGTTTTGAACAATTAATTAGCTCCATTCAACCTTTGGTTTTTAATTTATCCCTTCGTTTTCTGTGGAACAGAATGGATGCAGAAGATGCAACACAAGAAATCTTAATTAAAATAATAACTAACTTAAGTAAATTTGATGGTCGAAGTAAGTTTAACACTTGGATCTATCGAATCTCGACTAACTATTTAATAAACCTAAAAAAAACAAATCTTGAAAAAACTGCTTTATCATTCGATAGTTTTTCTAATGAATTAAACTCCATTAAAGAACCAATAAGTTATGATTTTCCCGATAAAAATTTATTAGAAAAAGAAATGAAAACGGGCTGTACATTAGCAATGCTTCAGTGCTTAAATAGAGATTTGAGAATAGCCTTTATACTGGGAAGCATTCTAAAAATAAAAAGCAATGTAGCCTGTGAAATTACTGAAACTTCTCCTGAAAATTTCAGAAAAAGACTTGAGAAGTCGAGAAAACTCATACGTGCATTTTTAAATGCAAATTGTGGTATTTATAAGCCCAGTAACAACTGTAGATGTAATAAAAGAATAAAACCTGCGATTGCCTGTGGAAGAATTGTAAAAAACAAGCTCAACTTTGTTGGCAACATAGAAATTTACAATGATGAAATGGAAGAATTAAATTCAATGACAGGGATTTATAAAAACCATGGTACTTTTAAAAGCAAATCGGATTTTCTAGAACAATTAAATAGGTTATTAATGACTAAAAAAATAATAAATCACGAATAA
- a CDS encoding YybH family protein encodes MWQTSLLLIALTFGISSNGSAQSKQKNYKTKKIETSFNKEQQKVLNTIEKMVSAFQNKDIDGVLATYEEDAIVMFEPQKPVQGKKALRTFFTQFVQMNPRYTFSGHEVYISGNLATHISPWKMVGQMPDGTKIEQNGLSIAILRKQPDGNWLMIQDNPHGQFLLNK; translated from the coding sequence ATGTGGCAGACAAGTCTCTTATTAATTGCATTAACATTTGGAATTAGCTCAAATGGAAGTGCGCAATCGAAACAAAAAAATTATAAAACCAAAAAGATCGAAACTAGTTTTAACAAAGAACAACAAAAAGTATTGAACACCATTGAAAAAATGGTATCTGCATTTCAGAACAAAGACATTGATGGCGTTTTAGCAACTTATGAAGAAGATGCAATTGTTATGTTTGAGCCTCAAAAACCAGTTCAAGGCAAAAAAGCTTTAAGAACTTTTTTTACACAGTTTGTCCAGATGAATCCTCGATATACTTTTAGTGGTCACGAAGTTTATATCTCAGGAAATCTTGCCACACATATTTCACCTTGGAAAATGGTAGGGCAAATGCCTGATGGAACAAAAATTGAACAAAATGGTTTGTCTATAGCTATTTTAAGAAAACAACCAGACGGAAATTGGCTCATGATACAAGATAATCCTCACGGTCAGTTTTTACTTAACAAATAA
- a CDS encoding helix-turn-helix domain-containing protein, protein MEQQHIRRVLEQYHYNLSQTAKALGIVLNTLKKKMDIYGIERKKKL, encoded by the coding sequence ATGGAACAGCAACATATTCGCAGGGTATTGGAGCAATATCATTATAATTTATCACAAACGGCTAAAGCCTTGGGCATTGTACTGAACACGCTGAAAAAGAAGATGGATATATATGGTATTGAACGAAAGAAAAAGTTGTAG
- a CDS encoding DUF4139 domain-containing protein: MQNLKILGLILVIASNVFAQEAETRVKSTIEEVIVYQKNARILRKAKANIPAGKSELVLEQLSQKILINSIQVKLSNKNVALVSAVPRVNYLKQTEASERYQTISDSIQLFERALRALALDQKVVQITKKTLLDNNPLGSSKKEGFTVEEVKKVMEFKRKELAALEKELLELDYKRRELQQKEAMLRRQLNVLSNARSKPSGEIVLQLQAAAQVATDIEVVYVVTNAGWRPLYDLKSEGVGKPLELVYKAHVYQSTGFDWEQIKLSLSSSDPSLSHDRPILNPLKLNLLASHYKAKKKKGNTYIQYQGSGNVVLDEEFIRNNPQRNLTGIIASGATVNSVDKGEAINSNGSRSASNDIYINGAPIIGVQEVVVDDIILNFDNEDLLANGNHTIEFDLALLQDIPSDGEKHIVEVKRHEMEVNYEYHIVPKIDKGAFLLAKITNYGQYNLLSGNANIFFEGVYLGQSYLNSKSTMDTLLLSLGRDEKISVKREKLKSVRKENGSLTKERLGFEISVRNNKSESIDINVLDQIPVSKNKELEIKLLESTGAIFYAPYGSLRWRKTLKPNLTEKLKFEYEVKYPKGRGVSKVNG; the protein is encoded by the coding sequence ATGCAAAACCTTAAAATTCTAGGATTAATCTTAGTAATAGCGAGTAATGTGTTTGCCCAAGAAGCAGAAACACGGGTAAAGTCAACAATTGAAGAGGTAATTGTCTACCAAAAAAATGCGAGAATTCTTCGAAAGGCAAAAGCTAATATTCCAGCAGGCAAAAGTGAATTGGTGTTAGAGCAATTGAGCCAAAAAATTCTCATCAATAGCATCCAAGTGAAGTTGAGCAACAAAAATGTTGCTTTGGTGTCTGCTGTTCCTAGAGTAAATTACCTCAAGCAAACAGAAGCTTCAGAACGTTATCAAACGATCAGTGATTCTATCCAATTGTTTGAGCGAGCACTTAGAGCATTAGCCCTAGATCAAAAAGTGGTTCAAATTACTAAGAAAACATTATTGGACAACAATCCTTTGGGGTCTTCCAAGAAAGAAGGTTTTACGGTGGAAGAAGTGAAGAAGGTAATGGAGTTTAAACGCAAGGAATTGGCAGCTTTGGAGAAGGAGTTACTAGAATTAGACTATAAAAGAAGGGAACTTCAACAAAAAGAAGCGATGTTAAGACGGCAATTGAATGTCTTATCAAATGCTCGAAGTAAGCCTTCTGGGGAAATTGTTTTGCAGTTGCAAGCGGCTGCTCAAGTGGCAACAGATATTGAGGTGGTTTATGTCGTAACGAATGCGGGATGGCGCCCCTTATACGATCTGAAATCGGAAGGAGTGGGCAAGCCTTTGGAATTGGTTTACAAAGCGCATGTTTATCAATCTACTGGTTTTGATTGGGAACAAATTAAGTTGAGTTTGTCTTCTAGCGATCCTTCTCTAAGTCATGATCGCCCTATTCTCAACCCCTTAAAACTAAATTTGTTGGCGAGCCATTACAAAGCAAAAAAGAAAAAGGGCAATACCTATATTCAATACCAAGGTTCTGGCAATGTGGTGTTGGATGAAGAGTTTATTCGGAATAATCCACAAAGAAATTTGACGGGGATTATTGCTTCTGGAGCAACGGTTAATAGTGTAGATAAGGGAGAGGCAATCAACTCCAATGGTTCACGATCTGCTTCTAATGATATTTATATTAATGGAGCGCCTATTATTGGGGTACAAGAGGTTGTCGTTGATGATATAATACTGAATTTTGACAATGAAGATTTATTGGCGAATGGCAATCATACGATAGAGTTTGATTTGGCTTTGTTGCAAGATATTCCGAGCGATGGAGAAAAGCACATCGTAGAAGTTAAGCGCCATGAAATGGAGGTGAATTATGAATATCATATTGTTCCTAAAATAGATAAGGGGGCTTTTTTGTTGGCAAAAATTACAAATTATGGACAGTATAATTTGTTGAGTGGAAATGCCAATATCTTTTTTGAAGGGGTTTATTTGGGGCAGTCTTATTTAAATTCTAAAAGCACGATGGATACCTTATTGCTGTCTTTGGGACGGGATGAAAAGATTAGTGTAAAAAGAGAAAAGCTAAAGAGTGTGCGGAAGGAAAATGGTTCGCTTACCAAAGAAAGACTAGGTTTTGAAATTAGTGTGCGCAACAATAAGAGTGAGTCAATAGATATTAATGTATTGGATCAAATCCCTGTTTCTAAAAACAAAGAGTTGGAAATTAAATTATTAGAAAGTACAGGGGCTATCTTTTATGCTCCTTATGGTTCTTTGCGTTGGCGAAAAACACTCAAACCCAATCTAACTGAAAAACTGAAGTTTGAATACGAGGTGAAGTATCCAAAAGGGAGAGGGGTTTCAAAAGTAAATGGCTAG
- the coaD gene encoding pantetheine-phosphate adenylyltransferase: protein MRIAVFAGSFDPVTKGHVDIVKRAIPLFDKIIVAMGINSAKRYFFETEQRIAFLEAAYEQEPKVEIDTYEQLTAFYCKEKGANFLLRGLRNSTDFNYENTIANLNSTIGENLETVFLMADPQYSCYSSTVVREIIKGGGDASIFLPARVVALLEQ from the coding sequence ATGAGAATAGCTGTATTTGCGGGGTCTTTTGATCCTGTTACTAAGGGGCATGTCGATATTGTTAAACGTGCGATTCCTCTATTTGATAAAATTATTGTGGCAATGGGAATCAACTCTGCCAAACGCTATTTTTTTGAGACAGAACAACGAATTGCTTTTTTGGAGGCTGCTTATGAGCAGGAGCCTAAGGTTGAGATTGATACTTATGAGCAATTAACGGCTTTTTATTGTAAAGAGAAGGGCGCTAATTTTTTGTTGAGAGGGTTAAGGAATTCTACCGATTTTAATTATGAAAATACCATTGCCAATTTAAATTCTACCATTGGAGAAAACCTAGAAACGGTATTTTTAATGGCAGATCCGCAATATTCTTGTTACAGTTCTACTGTGGTTCGAGAGATTATTAAGGGAGGAGGGGATGCAAGCATCTTTTTGCCTGCAAGAGTCGTGGCTTTGCTCGAACAGTAG
- a CDS encoding phosphatase PAP2 family protein — protein sequence MPTNTNSEEYRLAIAKRFQAIIPLPFQLVAQVISMVFHPLFLLSYAYILLAYFNPFLFGEASTSRIFVVTSNTSKGIWFINLVLFSCIIPLVGVLLMRGLGMIRSLALDTQDERKIPYVLTGMFYMAMVAQNNYNTSLPLEIKIFTLGATIALFVAFFINLFTKISMHTVGMGGFLAMLIIIIARSYAGAENLFIFGILSCGLVGTSRLLLGAHQTSDIYGGYFVGFLSQFVALNYMFST from the coding sequence ATGCCAACAAACACAAATTCAGAAGAATACAGACTTGCTATAGCAAAACGTTTTCAAGCTATTATTCCGCTACCGTTCCAACTCGTAGCACAGGTGATTTCTATGGTTTTTCACCCCTTGTTTTTATTGAGTTATGCCTATATTTTATTGGCGTATTTTAATCCTTTTTTGTTTGGAGAGGCCAGTACTTCACGAATATTTGTAGTGACTAGCAATACCTCAAAAGGCATTTGGTTTATTAATTTAGTGCTTTTTAGTTGTATTATTCCTTTAGTGGGGGTTCTTTTAATGAGAGGATTAGGAATGATTCGAAGCCTTGCTTTGGACACCCAAGATGAGCGTAAAATTCCTTATGTTTTAACGGGGATGTTCTATATGGCAATGGTTGCACAAAACAATTACAACACCAGCCTTCCTTTAGAGATCAAGATATTTACCCTAGGAGCAACCATCGCTTTGTTTGTTGCCTTTTTTATTAATTTATTTACCAAAATAAGCATGCACACGGTAGGCATGGGCGGTTTTTTGGCGATGCTAATTATCATTATCGCCCGAAGCTATGCTGGAGCAGAGAACTTATTTATTTTTGGAATTTTAAGTTGTGGATTGGTCGGAACTTCTCGATTATTATTGGGGGCACACCAAACTTCTGATATTTATGGAGGCTATTTTGTTGGTTTCTTGTCTCAATTTGTTGCCCTAAATTATATGTTTTCAACCTAG
- a CDS encoding T9SS type A sorting domain-containing protein — translation MHLNVTKILGTLMVIAYTNLLTAQISPWGTGMINNQLIDTLDNSSVVFASQSGWGNNGYYPDPNSLLPTYTYDIYIPPSYDGTEPYGLVTFINSGNNGGLFPQWRAVLDEKKLIYIAGDNIGNSINVNIRMGVAMAAVYRLKEVLNIDSTRIYTSGNSGGARMSTVLAYTYPEWFFGSFPNCGSSYPREVAQDYETQNPNSHYEYTIPFTTADLNYIRSFDRRYGILTSYDDFREGDIMNIYHNGMVEDGIKGKFLETAGPHCATTTEHFRDAVNFVEHPHIQWVEDNFDASPVKGNGFKRRNATVQNGQLLLQHAGASKARAYSRDPFIWNEAKGSIFSTSVQCDTATFNQNSKFHIGLVSFEDAELFCEELGTEVRPGIPNILSTIVYDNTTPSLLVVVENPNKGLVSDTIFQATFSDWTIKDTLAIKYHMWDQEIRMEFGRHMNAPVISSTGAKLLDDDRSIRIRWADFGLGGSYWGNTAWQTGTLLTFASEAIDSTKNSTFMSLENVNIVSADTTNILQVPEESILMVQNNDTLVAPDDRGPYQWYLNGVAIQGAVGNQLEVTQNGNYTVSAYTGTNCEVLSNLITMTVVGTSYQYVKDKFNLYPNPNQGSFTIETDFYPVELEITNALGQSIQRSTINTAVHSVDLKQVSKGIYFIKIKDKKSLEEQIRKVIVH, via the coding sequence ATGCATTTAAACGTTACAAAAATTCTTGGCACCTTAATGGTTATCGCTTATACCAATTTATTGACGGCACAAATAAGCCCTTGGGGAACGGGTATGATTAACAATCAATTGATTGATACCTTAGATAATTCATCGGTTGTCTTTGCCTCACAATCGGGCTGGGGGAACAATGGTTATTATCCCGATCCCAATAGTTTATTGCCAACGTATACTTATGATATTTACATTCCACCAAGTTATGATGGTACAGAGCCTTATGGTTTGGTTACGTTTATCAATTCTGGAAACAATGGCGGCTTGTTCCCCCAATGGCGAGCGGTTTTAGATGAAAAAAAATTGATCTACATTGCTGGAGATAATATTGGTAATTCCATCAATGTTAACATTAGAATGGGGGTAGCAATGGCGGCAGTATACCGTTTGAAAGAAGTGCTGAATATTGATAGTACTCGCATTTATACCTCTGGCAATTCGGGAGGCGCTAGAATGTCTACGGTTTTGGCTTATACTTATCCTGAGTGGTTTTTTGGTTCTTTTCCGAATTGTGGATCTTCTTACCCTAGGGAAGTGGCGCAAGATTATGAAACTCAAAATCCCAATAGCCATTATGAATATACCATTCCTTTTACTACTGCCGACCTGAATTATATTCGTTCATTTGATAGACGTTATGGCATTTTAACCTCTTACGATGATTTTAGAGAAGGGGATATTATGAATATTTATCACAATGGTATGGTAGAAGATGGAATTAAAGGAAAGTTTTTGGAAACGGCAGGTCCGCATTGCGCTACGACCACAGAGCATTTTAGAGATGCCGTGAATTTTGTTGAGCATCCGCACATTCAGTGGGTAGAAGATAATTTTGATGCCAGTCCCGTCAAAGGAAATGGATTTAAACGGAGGAATGCTACGGTTCAGAATGGCCAACTTCTTCTTCAACATGCTGGAGCTTCTAAGGCAAGGGCTTATTCCAGAGATCCATTTATTTGGAACGAAGCCAAAGGGAGTATTTTTTCAACTAGCGTACAATGTGATACTGCTACCTTTAATCAAAATAGCAAATTTCATATTGGGCTAGTTTCTTTTGAGGATGCTGAGTTGTTTTGTGAGGAACTTGGAACCGAAGTTCGCCCAGGAATTCCCAATATATTAAGCACAATTGTTTACGATAATACAACGCCTAGTTTATTGGTTGTGGTAGAAAACCCAAATAAAGGATTGGTGAGCGACACTATTTTTCAGGCGACGTTTTCAGATTGGACGATTAAGGATACCTTAGCTATTAAATACCACATGTGGGATCAAGAGATTCGAATGGAGTTTGGGCGGCATATGAATGCCCCCGTCATTTCAAGTACAGGGGCTAAATTATTGGACGATGATCGTTCTATTCGGATTCGTTGGGCTGACTTTGGTTTGGGGGGAAGTTATTGGGGAAACACCGCTTGGCAAACGGGGACTTTACTGACTTTTGCTTCAGAAGCGATAGATAGTACTAAAAATAGCACTTTTATGAGCTTGGAAAACGTGAATATTGTTTCGGCAGATACCACTAATATTTTACAAGTGCCAGAGGAGTCCATCTTGATGGTGCAAAACAACGATACCTTGGTGGCACCAGACGATAGAGGACCTTACCAGTGGTACTTAAATGGGGTCGCAATCCAAGGGGCAGTAGGGAATCAATTAGAAGTAACTCAAAATGGGAATTATACCGTCAGTGCTTATACTGGAACCAATTGCGAAGTATTGTCTAATCTAATTACTATGACAGTAGTTGGAACTTCATATCAGTACGTTAAGGACAAGTTCAATTTGTATCCCAATCCAAATCAAGGTTCTTTTACCATTGAAACAGATTTTTATCCCGTAGAGCTAGAAATTACCAATGCTTTGGGGCAATCTATTCAACGGAGTACCATTAATACTGCTGTTCATTCTGTGGATCTAAAACAGGTTAGCAAAGGGATTTATTTTATAAAAATCAAAGATAAAAAATCGTTGGAGGAGCAAATTCGAAAGGTAATTGTTCATTGA
- a CDS encoding DUF4956 domain-containing protein: protein MPEISWFTPDVYKLLLRLSINIVSVTIIVRLLYYPNNPKKSYIFTYYLIGFITFFLCFCLKKLDIDTGMGLGLFAILGIIRYRTDTIEIKEMTYLFTVIGLSVINSLAANKISLVELSIVNSFTIGLIFLFEYFWLPQKKLQQTTIVTSINSIQSFQTDQLIADLEDRTGLKIVHLKIGKINYSNKNVQIIISYTQ, encoded by the coding sequence ATGCCTGAAATTTCGTGGTTTACCCCAGATGTCTACAAACTGTTATTAAGACTATCCATCAATATTGTATCGGTTACGATTATTGTTCGATTACTGTACTACCCCAATAATCCAAAGAAATCCTATATCTTCACTTACTATCTAATTGGTTTTATCACCTTCTTTCTCTGCTTTTGCTTAAAAAAGCTAGACATTGATACAGGGATGGGCTTGGGCTTATTTGCTATCTTAGGAATTATTCGATACCGAACAGATACCATCGAAATCAAGGAAATGACCTACCTATTTACAGTCATTGGACTAAGTGTGATTAATTCATTAGCTGCTAATAAAATATCGCTTGTAGAATTGTCGATTGTAAACAGTTTTACCATTGGTTTAATCTTCCTTTTTGAATATTTTTGGCTTCCTCAAAAAAAGCTCCAACAAACAACTATTGTCACTTCAATTAATAGCATTCAATCTTTTCAAACAGATCAATTAATTGCTGATCTTGAAGACCGTACAGGACTAAAGATTGTTCATTTAAAAATTGGAAAGATCAACTATTCCAACAAAAATGTTCAGATCATTATTTCTTATACGCAATAG
- a CDS encoding DUF2628 domain-containing protein, with protein MEILDEQLETYLSPEEEDWELFIGPRADYYLAQWQKFERQAAKISLNIPALVFNVYWFVYRKMYRYAIGCVLVFQVLNLAMSSYLLNYYRYFPINPLPYIFCGLLGNWLYYHHAQKKITQIKQQYPNPKTSRREIQATGQTSLFSVFVLFFMNQIGIGLINSLYYLIFFY; from the coding sequence ATGGAAATATTAGACGAACAACTAGAAACCTACCTAAGCCCCGAAGAAGAAGACTGGGAGCTTTTTATTGGTCCTAGAGCAGATTATTATCTTGCTCAATGGCAAAAATTTGAACGGCAAGCGGCTAAAATTAGCCTCAATATTCCTGCTCTAGTTTTTAATGTTTATTGGTTCGTTTATCGCAAAATGTATCGGTATGCCATTGGCTGCGTTCTTGTCTTTCAGGTTTTGAACCTTGCCATGAGCTCTTATCTTCTAAATTATTATCGCTATTTCCCCATCAATCCACTGCCCTATATCTTCTGTGGGCTACTAGGAAATTGGTTGTATTATCATCATGCCCAAAAGAAAATCACCCAAATCAAACAACAATATCCCAATCCAAAGACTAGCCGCCGAGAAATTCAAGCAACGGGGCAAACCAGTCTTTTTTCTGTCTTTGTGCTATTCTTTATGAACCAAATTGGTATTGGGCTGATCAATTCTCTTTATTATCTCATCTTCTTTTATTAA